The nucleotide window GCTGCCCGCCGCCGGTGCGGCCTACTTCTACTACATCCGTGCTTCGAAAGCTGGTCTGGCCACGCAAATCACCGACACGGTGGAAGTTTCGCGCGTGCCCACCATCACTACCACCGGCAGCCTGGGTACGTTTGCCCAGTATGCCTCGGGTCCTTCGGCCGTGCGCACCTACCAGCTGTCGGCCGTCAACCTGACCAGCAACCTGACCGTGACGCCCCCGGCCGGCTACGAAGTGTCGCCCAACAACGGCGTCAACTGGTTTACTGCCACCACGCCTTTGGTACTGGTGCCTACCAACAACGCCCTTCCTAACACGGCCATCAGCGTGCGGCTCAATGCTACCACGACTGGCTCGTACGCCGGCAACATCGTGCACAGCAGCCCGGGTGCCGGTTCCGTATCGGTAGCAGTGAGCGGCAACAAAGTGAATACCAACGCGCCGGTGTCGGAGCGCCTGCAGATGTGGTCCATGCGGGTAAGCGCCCAGGACAGCGCTAATGTCCGGTCGCCGTGGGTGGCCGCCAGCACGCCTACGCTGCGCAATCTGTACGTTTCCAACGGCACCACGGTAGCCGGCATCCCGGCTTACTCGGCGCGCTACGGTCAGGCCTTTGGCGCCACGGCAAATGGCGACGGTTCGTGGGGCACGGGTGTCGGTGGCCCGGGCGGCAACCTGAACCGCCGCTTCTACGAGCAGTTCACTATCAAGGCTGAGGGTGTCGCCGTCCGCGTCGACTCTCTGCTGCTGTGGTCAGCTTTCTACAACACGAACAGCAACACCAAGCTGGCCGTGGTCTTCTCCAAAACGGGCTTCACTACCGCCGACTCCACCGACGTATCGGGCGGCATGGGTCCGGCCGGCGCGCTGAACAGCACCGCCAACGGCGGGTTTGCTACGCCCATCGTGCTGAACAACCAGAACACGGGCCCCAACCAGAACTACCGTTTGGCCCTGGCCGGTGCCAGCGGCGTGCGCCTGGAAAACGGCCAGACGCTGACTATTCGGATGTACTGGAGCTGCGGCAGCGGCAGCGCGGGCCGCTACGGCCTGCTGCGCGACGTGCAGGTGAAAGGGGAGCCCCTCATCATTACGGGTACTCACGCGGCCGCGGCCTTGGCGGCTGGCCTGACGGCCTACCCCAACCCGGCCCAGCAGGAACTAACCCTGACCCACCCCAAAGCCGGAGCCGATGCCCAGGTTACCGTCTACTCGTTTGATGGTCGCAAGGTGGCCACGTTCAGCCCCAAGCCCGGGGTCGAGCAGACGCCCCTGAAGCTGGATGGCCTGGCCAAAGGCACTTACCTGCTGCGCTTTAGCAGTGGCACTCAGAGCCTGACTACCAAGTTTGTTCGAAACTAACCCTTCTGAAAAACGGCCCCGGAAGCAACTCCGGGGCCGTTTTGCGTTTTAATAGAACCTGTTTCCTTTCCGTTGAAAACCAGTTTTGAATGGTAAAATCCACCCGAATCCTGCTGCTGGCTGCTGTGGCCGTCCTGTCCTTTCTACCCCGTTTTGCGGCGGCCCAACAAGCTTCCTTATCCAAGGTGTGGGTGCCCGACCTGGGCAACGGTACCTACAAAAACCCGGTGCTCTACGCCGACTACTCCGACCCCGATGTAGTGCGTGTGGGCGACGATTATTACCTCACCTCGTCTAGCTTCAACGCCGCGCCGGGCTTGCAGATTCTGCATTCCAAGGACCTAGTCAACTGGACGATAATCGGGGCGGTATTCACCCAGCAGCCGCCCCAGGCTCGCTACGACCTGCCCCAGCACGGTAACGGGGTGTGGGCCCCCGCCATCCGCTACCACAAAAAGGAGTTCTATATCTACTACCCCGACCCGGACCTGGGCGTTTTCGTGACCAAGGCCAAAAATCCGGCCGGACCATGGTCGGCGCCGGTGTGCGTGAAGGCCGCCAAGGGGTGGATTGACCCCTGCCCACTGTGGGACGAAGACGGTAAAGCCTACCTCGTGCACGGTTTTGCCGGCAGCCGGGCGGGCTTTAAGAGCGTGCTAGCCGTAAGCCGCATGAACCCCGATGGTCTGAGCCTGCTCGGCGACGATGTGCTGGTGTTTGATGGCCACGAAAACCACCCGACCATCGAAGGACCCAAGTTCTACAAGCGCCAGGGCTACTACTACATTATGGCTCCGGGTGGGGGAGTGCCCACCGGTTGGCAGGTGGTGATGCGCTCAAAAAACGTGTTCGGGCCCTACGAAGACCGGATTGTAATGGACCAGGGCAAAAGCACGACCAACGGTCCGCACCAGGGCGCCTGGATTGACACGCCCTCGGGCGAAGACTGGTTTATGCACTTCCAGGACCAGGGCCCCTACGGCCGTGTGGTGCACCTGCAGCCCATGGTCTGGAAAAACGGCTGGCCCGTTATCGGTACCGATACCGACGGCGACGGCAAGGGTGAGCCGGTACTTACCTTCCGCAAGCCCGCCAGCAAGGGCAAAGTGGCCATGGCTACCCCGGCTACTTCCGATGAGTTTGATGGCAACCAGCTAGGCCTGCAGTGGCAGTGGCACGCTAACCCGCAGGTGGGCTGGGCCTTCCCGACCGGAGCCGGCTTCCTGCGC belongs to Hymenobacter cellulosilyticus and includes:
- a CDS encoding pectinesterase family protein produces the protein MHSTRTHSGAAPVFRYWLTLCFLLAGLVLSSSAQAQTYDAVVAWDGTGTFRTVQAAIDAAPTARTTAYTIYIKNGKYKEKINVPSNKPFLQLIGQSVANTILTYDDFSGKPNPAGGTFGTSNSASVTVNAADFSALNITFENTTGDAPQALAINVNADRAVFKNCRFLGGQDTVLANGNGLRQYFRDCYIDGTVDFIFGSSRAVFERCIVYAKTRQDGLSGSYITAANTQPGQAFGYVFRSCTIPANRGTTSYVLGRPWQNSTGSSPLAENKVVWLKTTMATGIIKPEGWQVWDAGTNTALITYAEYSSRKFDGRPINVSQRVSWSKQLTSADTAQYTVANLFGTWNPCAVAPSVCTAFTPDIAVTNLRGTKGATTATFTWNLAWAVNQAKFEVFRATTRKGTYAKIGTDIVVPNDTTYNFQTSDALPAAGAAYFYYIRASKAGLATQITDTVEVSRVPTITTTGSLGTFAQYASGPSAVRTYQLSAVNLTSNLTVTPPAGYEVSPNNGVNWFTATTPLVLVPTNNALPNTAISVRLNATTTGSYAGNIVHSSPGAGSVSVAVSGNKVNTNAPVSERLQMWSMRVSAQDSANVRSPWVAASTPTLRNLYVSNGTTVAGIPAYSARYGQAFGATANGDGSWGTGVGGPGGNLNRRFYEQFTIKAEGVAVRVDSLLLWSAFYNTNSNTKLAVVFSKTGFTTADSTDVSGGMGPAGALNSTANGGFATPIVLNNQNTGPNQNYRLALAGASGVRLENGQTLTIRMYWSCGSGSAGRYGLLRDVQVKGEPLIITGTHAAAALAAGLTAYPNPAQQELTLTHPKAGADAQVTVYSFDGRKVATFSPKPGVEQTPLKLDGLAKGTYLLRFSSGTQSLTTKFVRN
- a CDS encoding glycoside hydrolase family 43 protein; the protein is MVKSTRILLLAAVAVLSFLPRFAAAQQASLSKVWVPDLGNGTYKNPVLYADYSDPDVVRVGDDYYLTSSSFNAAPGLQILHSKDLVNWTIIGAVFTQQPPQARYDLPQHGNGVWAPAIRYHKKEFYIYYPDPDLGVFVTKAKNPAGPWSAPVCVKAAKGWIDPCPLWDEDGKAYLVHGFAGSRAGFKSVLAVSRMNPDGLSLLGDDVLVFDGHENHPTIEGPKFYKRQGYYYIMAPGGGVPTGWQVVMRSKNVFGPYEDRIVMDQGKSTTNGPHQGAWIDTPSGEDWFMHFQDQGPYGRVVHLQPMVWKNGWPVIGTDTDGDGKGEPVLTFRKPASKGKVAMATPATSDEFDGNQLGLQWQWHANPQVGWAFPTGAGFLRLYSVPVPEGFKNFWQVPNLLLQKLPAEVFTVTTKLSFTPRFEGEKTGLIMMGMDYAYLSVTNQGGKLQLSQTTCQNADKGSAETTGAPVAEVPAKQPVYLRVAVTPGAKCQFSYSLDGQTFQPVGSSFQAREGKWIGAKVGLFCTRAGKTNDAGAADVDWFRIE